The Dioscorea cayenensis subsp. rotundata cultivar TDr96_F1 chromosome 18, TDr96_F1_v2_PseudoChromosome.rev07_lg8_w22 25.fasta, whole genome shotgun sequence genome includes the window aaaatgccaagtaaaaattaaaaatgtcaataaaatatcataaatttttttgtttaaatgaatACCACAGACTAGGAATTGAAAATAGAAATTCAAAGCAACACAAAATTGACAAATTCAACACTATACCGTTGAAATTAAAAAACccctaacaaaaaaattgaatatatataattggatatatttgttaattgaatttcgGGTCGGGTATCAGGATTCTCATACCCGAACTCGCACTCGCTTTACATTAGTCGGGATTTACCCAAACCCGACCCGAAACCTGGTCAAACTGGAGTTTTCCTTTTAAACTCGGGTCAGATCGGGTCTGAAGATTATTGCCATTTCTAGTGCATACTCttgatatgatttatctattttataaaatatatatatatacactccatcataaatattaaataacaacCATCCGATTAGAAtgaagataattaaataaatagataataatataatgaatTGAGTTTCACGATAACAAATACGACAAATAGATGAGATTTCGAaggctttttatatatatatatatatatatatacattcacaCAGAGTCATGATCATATGTTttgaaaaacagaaaatattgaGAAATGGCAAACGCGTTTTTGTGACCAAGAAACGAAgtccttaaaatttttttttttggctcatAATGAAAACAACGGCTCAATTTCTTAATCAccgaaaagaaaatgaaaatgaaaatgtaatACTTCCGCGTTGTTTTCCATGACTCCCAAAATTCTCAGTTTGACATTTTTATGTGTTGATTTTGTGTggcatatattaatatattataagtgTGTTTTTAGAGACcaaagtaaattaattaaattatatatatatatatatatatataaatgatatttgGGATTTTGGAGGGTTTTATTATTTGCCATTTTTTCCCTAGATCGCTAATTTCGgagaaattaataatttttattgaattgattGTTGGGAAAGTGTTAATTTCTTCACGGTCTGCAATGTCACTATTAagtaaaagtatttaatattattgtgtaattcaaattatttaatattgttgtttatatttttcatcccaaatatatatatatatatatatttaaataaaatggtgTTCATCAACAGCCTCTCGACCTATTGCTATAGggttcttgttgttgtgttCTATATATGTGCATATCCCTAACTTTCTAGAGGCACTTCTGGTCTAtttgtcaaataaaaataaaataaaaattcatgttGTGGTTTGATTCTATAAAAATTAGATTATTTTCTTTATGTCTCTAAGcctagttttatttaaaaatataaaataacaaaaaatcctaaaccttcataaaataaaaatatttttaaaaaataaaaaaatcgttttagtgttgatttaaaaaaaaaaaaaaatctattgaagAACTAGGATTGATACTTCACATTTCAACATTTCAATTAATGAATATGGACTTAGTATATACTGAAAAACtccaattattaatataaacacacacacatcaagtttttccTTGTTTTACATAAAAATCTAGACGTTTAACGTTTTTCACGGTTATTCAaattatgaaatcaaaattttgatgATGAACATAAAAATTTAGCCGTTTTTCACGgttattcaaattattaaaatcaaaacaacccATGTTATGATGATAATTGTGTCTGATTAGACACAATAGATTGACTCAAAAAtaatcaagaaatatatatatatatatattcacacacaTATAGAATTGACCCAGAGAAGGACttaatataataaagaaaagcatctagaaataaattttatttttatatcaccAACATTATGGAGGAATTAAATGGCATACATGACCCAGAAAAGActgaaaattaatatataaatataattaaaaccattaatatataattgactACAAAAAGACTGTGAATCATGTCAATATAATACAGCAAAGAGCATTGAATTATGGAGAAATTAAATCATACAATTCACCGTGTGAAATATGAagattaagattaaaaaaaatgatatggtATATAGTCAAGATGGTTGAGTCCATGTTCAACAAGTCTAATTTTTGAAGATTTCTTGGCTTGATCCATTCTCTATTATGACTTGTAAATGGTCTTTATTCCACCAAACTTGGGTAATTAATTCAATAACTaccttttaaatttaattaatccttgattaaaaattaactgagaatgtatatatatatatagaaacacATACTTTTCTAGAATTTTTTTCTAGtaatactctctctctctctctctctctctctctctctctctcacacacacacacacacacacacattttaCATATCCATTTTATCTAAATCACTACctaagcaaattaaaaaaattgattaaaattaattggtaatttaaaatttataaaaattatatttattttctaagattagttttatttaaaatatgttttaaataatttatagttaaatataatttatttaaagttGTAAAGtgcattaaatatgaaaaataaattcggaaaaaaatatttaatactacataaattttttaatggaCAATAAAAAGGACcaaagaaaactctctaaaatgagatatttaaagaattcacaaaaaaaccaaAGTCTTTTTTTTCCGAATTTACTCATGATTCacttttttcatataaaatctacttatcattcaaatattatatGTAAAATGTAGAAAATATCTCCCCCTTTTTATTAAAAGCCcaataatctttttataaaatcaGTTATGTCTTATAAAAAAAGAACCACACAAAAGAAAACcttcaaagtaacaaataaaagtaattattaaaaaaaggttacaaGTTATTTAAAAGTCACCACTTTCAAggaattcaaattatatataaaaaaaaaccaacaataaaaaaaaattaaaataaaaaaaaagatggttgACCATAAGTTGGTCAACCAGGTCAATCTTGTAAGCATCACGTACGTTTCCTGGTTTACCATTTCCACTAATTTGAATCAATGAATCAATGAatcaatgcattaaaaaaaaaaacacatacaaaCACACTTGCCGTTTCACAACCGCGGTTTTACAACACTTTCAAACCTTTCATTTTTTCAACATTCAAATCCtaaaccttttctttttcaaatatctcattatatatatatatgtgcatactTGTTCTCATTGCAAATAAACCTTCTCTTTCTCTAATGACATCAATATCAGCAAGAAGGCCAAGAAGTAATATGAACTTGGCTAAGAATACAAACGTTGGTATTTTGATACCAAATGATTTCCGATGCCCGATTTCATTGGAGCTAATGAAAGATCCGGTGACGTTGCCCACCGGAATCACCTACGACCGGCAAAGTATCGAGCGGTGGCTCGAGACCGGAAGCCGGACTTGCCCGGTGAGCAACAAGGTGTTGGATGAGTATGCAACAGATGAAGACATAATCATTCCTAACCATTCAATCCGCAGAATGATTCAGGACTGGTGTGTAGCCAACCAATCTTTCGGTATTGAAAGAATTCCAACTCCGCCAATTCCGATCACACTGGCGATCGCCGTGGAGATGCTGACTAAGATAGCATCGGCTGCTCGGGACCAAGATCGAAACAGGTGCGGTATTTTAGTACGAAACTTGGTTGCATCCACAAAGAAGTGCGAGCGGAATAAAAGGTACATCGAAGGAGCTGGTGCGGACCATGTACTTGCTACTTCTTTTGAAGTCTTTGCGAAAGATGATTCAGTGGTAGCAGAAGTAGAAAGTTCAAAGAATGTTTTCTTCGAAGAAATTTTATCAGCGTTGACACTGGTGTTTCCGCTTGACAAAGAGGCTCTCCGGCATATCGGTTCACCGGAATCTTTGGACCGTATTGTCTCTATATTGAAATTTGGAACCATTGCAGGGAGACTCAATGCTGCATTGGTTGTCAAAGAATTAGTTTCTTCAGGGAAGGAGTGTTTAGTTGGTGGAACTCAAGGCTTGGTTCAAGCACTCACAAAGCTTATTAGAGAACCAGTGTCACCTCAAATCACAAAGGCATCCCTCACTGGAATTTATTACATGGTTTCTGCTGATGAGAAGCTTGCATCAGAGTTTGCAGAGATGAATTTAGTATCCTTGCTTGTTGAGAAACTCGTCGATTTAGATAAAAGCACGTGTGAGAAAGTGTTAGCAGTGCTCGACGGAATTTTCGGGTCAGAGACCGGGAGGGAAAAAGGACGGGAGCACGTGCTCACCATCCCGGTGTTGGTGAAGAAGATGTTCCGTGTTTCAGCGATGGCAACAGAGTTTGCTGTTTCGGCTTTGTGGAGGTTGTGCAAGGCCTTGAAAGAAGAATGTCTGATAGAGGCTGTTCAAGTAGGAGCATTTCAGAAACTATTGCTGCTCTTACAAGTTGGTTGCTGTGAAATAACTAAAGAGAAAGTATCAGAACTATTGAAGCTGATGAATGGTTACAGAGAATTAGAATGCATTGAAACCATGGACTTCAAAGGACTCAAAAGgtcattttgattttgaaacAACATTGCAAACCAGAGATTAAATTGAATtaatgtacaaaaaaaaaatacactatttttttattccacaTTATGTTCACAAAGTTTATATTGACATGAATAAAACAATGTGACTTGTCATAAAGTTGTTATTTGGtccacaggaaaaaaaaaacccacattTAACATGGTACAAATgtgcatatacatacatatgagCTTTCAGATAGTTCacatttaaacattttgtgatcTAGATAGAGAAATCGCAAAGACGGATTCAATACCGTTGTTGATTTCTGTTCGCTCTCGCTGTCGACAGGTTTTTATATTTCTGTTTGCAAGAGAAGATCAGGTCACGGAAATGAGTAATTCACAGTTCGCGTCCAGCTTGAGTGCCTTTCTGTCAATGAAAACGAAACGATGTCACCTAATTTGTAgatagtttttgatttttacataaaaataaactcacaaaGTCCACAACTTCCCATCAGCAAGGAGAAAATAAATGTTATGTAGAAGCAAAGAAATACACACACTTGCCGCATAATACGCAATTCAAAGATTAGCTAATACTTTTCAATAAATGCTTGAAATTCATGCAAGACCAAAATATAGATGGCAGATATATTTACAACAAGAAAAATGTTATACCTCACTTTGGAAACCACAAGTTGCCAAAATTCAAGTGTGCTCAAGTGTTGGTATCAAGACTTTCAAACATGAATGCGCCACTCTTAGCATTAAACCAAGATAAACCCCAGGTGCTACCAAGATATGAGAGGATACCAAGAACAGCCATACgaaaattcaatttttcaaaGGTTAAAAACAAAGGTCTCAGCCTCATAAAAGAGATCGACAGCCATACATGCATTGATGAATCAATCCAATTTCATTaacaatgaaataattttttcaaaaaaaaaaaaaaatgaaataatgatttttatacACAGAGACTAGtgtgaaaaagaaaaccagATTATAGCATCATTGAGGAATAGGTGCCTCAGAAGCCACAGCTTGAAGAAGATAAGTGTTTCATGTTCAGACCATGGAATTAGATGTTCACAATCTGGAACTGGAAGCGGTCCTACTCTTACTGGGTAAAATAGCCAGCTGCAAAAGCATCAAGAGATTATGCCAGCAAGTATCTTCAGTCTGATGGGATGGAAATGAAATTAATGGCATCTGAATTGTCAAAAGTCTCAGATTAAGCAAAATCTACCCCATATTAGTCTTTGGTTGAATTttgactaataaaaaaaaaaggtgttaCAGAAATCTAGGCAAGAAGATAGGCCCAGATATTTCCCTAAATTGGCATATGATtcaaccaaaattttaaaaaatttacaagtgCATGAAAATTTCAATACCTATAACAATatgaaaactcaaataaatatgttcatctcatctAAATGATGAgcaaaaatacaaagtgtcacaTTAAAAATGGGACGCTTTTACATTCAATGGAATGGAGACTATGCATGTACAAAGACAATCGCATGGAATATCTCTATAAATCTAAATTTCAGGTCACTTCAAAATGCTGCTTTCTTCGCAGCAATTGAAGAAATTTGATTATATCATAGTCAATGCTATAACAATatgaaaactcaaataaatatgttcatctcatctAAATGATGAgcaaaaatacaaagtgtcacaTTAAAAATGGGACGCTTTTACATTCAATGGAATGGAGACTATGCATGTACAAAGACAATCGCATGGAATATCTCTATAAATCTAAATTTCAGGTCACTTCAAAATGCTGCTTTCTTCGCAGCAATTGAAGAAATTTGATTATATCATAGTCAATGCTATAACAATatgaaaactcaaataaatatgttcatctcatctAAATGATgagcaaaaaaatacaaagtgtcacattaaaaaaatgggaCGCTTTTTACATTCAATGGAATGGAGACTATGCATGTACAAAGACAATCGCATGGAATATCTCTATAAATCTAAATTTCAGGTCACTTCAAAATGCTGCTTTCTTCGCAGCAATTGAAGAAATTTGATTATATCATAGTCAATGCTATAACAATatgaaaactcaaataaatatgttcatctcatctAAATGATGAgcaaaaatacaaagtgtcacaTTAAAAATGGGACGCTTTTACATTCAATGGAATGGAGACTATGCATGTACAAAGACAATCGCATGGAATATCTCTATAAATCTAAATTTCAGGTCACTTCAAAATGCTGCTTTCTTCGCAGCAATTGAAGAAATTTGATTATATCATAGTCAATTAGTCATGTGTCTCCACCAACACTGTAAGGAGCCACTACTTTGCTTGTTGCAGGTGATGTATATGATTGCTTTAGTTGTAGACTTGTAGTTCAAATTAACAACAGAACCCATGATGGAAGCTTGTGCCAATGACCATCACGCAACTGGATTATTCTCTTTAAGATAGTATCAACCAAATTTTGAACTTTCTACTATAAGAACGTATGTTTAAGATCGCTGTTCCCACAAACTTTACACCTTTGACAATCAGCATCCCCAGAAGCTAATTAAAACAGTAAGATATCTGAATCTCTACTTGAATAGTAGCAAGGGAGAAGCTCTTTATGATCATGACATGATGGCATATTGAATAATGGTATTGATATATTTTTGCTACCAATGACATGGACACATCATAAATGAAGTTTTGGAAAGTTTTATAGCATCCTTAAATAACATAAATGGGTCATATGAATAGAAAGCCGTCGGTCTCACCTTTACAGCTTTACACAATTCCAATTATGGCAAACAGATCATAATAGTTAAAGATTTCTCTGATGCTTCTCAATCTCTTCCATTTCTTTTATAGCCTTATGAAATTTACAAATACAATATAAGCACCTGCCACACAAATCAGATTACCATATTCTTAGGCATAGAGTATTTTTGCTTAGCTACCAAAATATTGACATAGAAGTCTGCTTGTGCCTACCAATAAAGAAGGCATGCCGAGAAGCACAAAATAAGATTCCTTTGAGCCTTGTAGATCTGTCAAA containing:
- the LOC120282052 gene encoding U-box domain-containing protein 21-like gives rise to the protein MCILVLIANKPSLSLMTSISARRPRSNMNLAKNTNVGILIPNDFRCPISLELMKDPVTLPTGITYDRQSIERWLETGSRTCPVSNKVLDEYATDEDIIIPNHSIRRMIQDWCVANQSFGIERIPTPPIPITLAIAVEMLTKIASAARDQDRNRCGILVRNLVASTKKCERNKRYIEGAGADHVLATSFEVFAKDDSVVAEVESSKNVFFEEILSALTLVFPLDKEALRHIGSPESLDRIVSILKFGTIAGRLNAALVVKELVSSGKECLVGGTQGLVQALTKLIREPVSPQITKASLTGIYYMVSADEKLASEFAEMNLVSLLVEKLVDLDKSTCEKVLAVLDGIFGSETGREKGREHVLTIPVLVKKMFRVSAMATEFAVSALWRLCKALKEECLIEAVQVGAFQKLLLLLQVGCCEITKEKVSELLKLMNGYRELECIETMDFKGLKRSF